aaGCTTTAGGAAGAATTTcagcatttcctttttttgtgccataaagcagaTTTCCCATGAAGTCAGACCTGGCggtaaataatataaaacacactATAGGCTTTCAATCTTCTCAGCATtagtcttgtttgtttttgttaattgttCTAATTTCTCATACGGGTCTGTCACAGTCTACACTGCTGATTCTAGGTATATGCATAAACCAAAAGCCATTAATGCACAGTGCACTATACACATTACATTGACAGAACAAGTACTGTGCATCAGACAAGACATGATGATAGAgccctccttttcctccacacaaaaacacagacacgtGCACGCAAAATGTGCATCTACAAGACCAGTGCTTTCATCCAAATGTGACTGGCACGACTGCAGATAGCATCAGTTTGTTCCAGTGCAGGCTGTCTAGTGTTGAGAGGAGAACAATGGCAGGCAGGGCACATGAGGATAAGGTCACAGTGTTGTGCAGGTGGACTGAGGGCGACAGTTGGAACCAGAAATCTCATGAATCGCACGGATATTCAAGTGACAGATGTgtcctgtttctctgttttagaTTCTCATCAAAGACTAACCGATACAACAAAATcatgcatgtacagtacaggccaaaagtttggacacaccgtctcattcaatgcgttttctttattttcatgactatttacattgtagattctcactgaaggaatcaaaactatgaatgaacacatgtggagttatgtacttaacaaaaaaaggtgaaataattgaaaacatgttttatattctagtttcttcaaaatagccaccctttgctctgattactgctttgcacactcttggcattctctccatgagcttcaagaggtagtcacctgaaatggtttccaacagtcttgaaggagttcccagaggtgtttagcacttgttggcccctttgccttcactctgcggtccagctcaccccaaaccatctggattgggttcaggtccggtgactgtggaggccaggtcatctgccgcagcactccatcactctccttcttggtcaaatagcccttacacagcctggaggtgtgtttggggtcattgtcctgttgaaaaataaatgatggtccaactaaacacaaaccggatgggatggcatgtcgctgcaggatgctgtggtagccatgctggttcagtgtgccttcaattttgaataaatccccaacagtgtcaccagcaaaacacccccaaaccatcacacctcctcctccatgcttcacagtgggaaccaggcatgtggaatccatccgttcaccttttctgcgtctcacagaAACACGgaggttggaaccaaagatctcaaatttggactcatcagaccaaagcacagatttccactggtctaatgtccattccttgtgtttcttggcccaaacaaatctcttctgcttgttgcctctccttagcagtggtttcctagcagctatttgaccatgaaggcctgattggcgcagtctcctcttaacagttgttctagagatgggtctgctgctagaactctgtgtggcatttatcgggtctctgatctgagctgctgttaacttgcgatttctgaggctggtgactcggatgaacttgtcctcagaagcagaggtgactcttggtcttcctttcctgggtcagtcctcatgtgtgccagtttcgttgtagcacttgatggtttttgcgactccacttggggacacatttaaagtttttgcaattttccggactgactgaccttcatttcttaaagtaatgatggccactcgtttttctttagttagctgattggttcttgccataatatgaattttaacagttgtccaatagggctgtcggctgtgtagtaacctgacttctgcacaacacaactgatggtcccaaccccattgataaagcaagaaattccactaattaaccctgataaggcacacctgtgaagtgaaaaccatttcaggtgactacctcttgaagctcatcgagagaatgccaagagtgtgcaaagcagtaatcagagcaaagggtggctattttgaagaaactagaatataaaacatgttttcagttatttcacctttttttgttaagtacataactccacatgtgttcattcatagttttgattccttcagttagaatctacaatgtaaatagtcatgaaaataaagaaaacgcattgaatgagaatgtgtgtccaaacttttggcctgtactgtatatatactctccctctctctttccctctctttctcatacacacatacagatagacacacacacacagacagaaagagtaCCTCTCTGCACAAGGCTCATCCGGGACGCCTAACAGCCAAGACCACGGCTCCGTTCCTCTCCCACAGAGCTCTGCCTTTCACCGTCTTCCCATCTGGAGAATCACATGGCCAATATGAACTGAATGTGATTTCAGTAAGTAGTGCATGGttgtcagcagcaggttgtttCCCTTTTTGGTGAAGTGTTATATAGCTGGAGGTAAATTTGAATTAGAGAACAAGAATCCCTACATCTAAGTCTTCCCTAGGTTCTCTAGATATGCAAAGTGCTGTgtttgataataaaataaagccctTAAATATTAGCCAGCTACAATTTTCTCTGGAAAAATTATAATCTTTCCATCACCTCCTGTTGTTGTGTTGAGGTCTGTGTTGTCCAGCTGTTCCACAGATGCCTGGACTGACTTGGTCAGGAATAAGTCAGTGTTGGCCAGGGCGAAGGCAACCACCAGTGTAGCCACCACAGCCACACCCAGATACCACGCACTCAATAGCTCCCCCTCCAGGATGGAGGAAAGCACTAAAACAAGAAGGAACATTGATATCCATTAGTTGCATAGAAGGTGGTTGCAAGTAATCAAGTAAGCGCTCCCTTTCTTGGTTAATACATAAAAAGGTGAAGCAAAAGCTGTCTTAAATTATTGGGTGAATTTTGGTTCAAACTGAatcattatttgtgttttatccACACATCTCTGCTGGCCTCACACTGAATTGCAACAAAATTTCCTCTCCCTGCACATCTCTGTaaattgtgttttcttgtttaagCCAAcgaacaagaaaaacaaaactttaaagaTTCTTTAGGACTCTTGCAAGGCATGATTTCTCTGTTGAAGACCTTTGAAGGGCTTTTCCCACAGACATGCAGctaaaacacagaacacagtgaGTCAGCTCCTTTGATAAAAACGTGTCCAGTCTCTGTCAGTTGGTTATGAGGTCACCACTGGACCGCTTGATAAGGTACTGCCACTTAACAGCCTggcagcttttttgttttttacactgGAAGAACTGCAAactaatgcatttttcatgtggATTTAAACCAGCTACAGCTTGGATAATTGCACAGACTGTAAAATctattaaaaacttaaaaataaagactaaaaaaaaaaaaaaaaaaaaaaaaatgaaatacactcGTTCTGAGGGAGGTTACCAAGTACCAAGCAGGACATACAGAGGACTTCACCCCTAGTATGGGTAACTAACTTTGTTGTAATTGCTGTACCTCACctgcaatataaaaaaaaaaaaaaaaaaaatttttctCAGTTGGCCCAAGCAAGAGTGTAGACAAGCTATACAGTAATTTTTGAGCAGTAGATATCTCATGCAAGTACTGACCATTAATTTAAAAACCTGATACCAAGGTGGCACTTCTGAATTAGTTTGTTTTacaaaaagtatttaaaaaagaaaaaaaaaaaaacatacgaACTTGTCATAAGTCTTTCAAATCCTCAGACGATTATCCAGTCAGTCTTGTCCAGAATATTCCTCCTGAGCTTCCTTTACTTTGTCATCTCCTGACTGCTGCGCATTCCTGGTGCAGTGCCATGTAGAGTGGGAGGGTGCCAAAAGTGATGACGATTTTATGGGGAAGACTTTGGCCAAGCCCAGTTCCTTCACAGTAATTATGACAAACCTTTACAGGAAGATTGACCAAATAAGTTTGTGGAAGACCCTGACGCAAACAGCCCTTCCCACTCCCAGGGGAATTGAActggcttttttcccctcagcaaGTCAAACACTTGAAGGAGtcatcaagaaaaacaaaacccagaCATGAAggacatgacatttttttattgtttagagGTTGTGGTCTCTTGGCTCCTGAGATAACATAGCTGCAAGAGAGCAATAAGAGGAACCAAGTGTGAGACATCAGGCCTGCTCCATCTGTGGAGTTTCGAAACAGACCATCATTAAACACTCAGGATTCCCCTTAAAAACATATTCATACCAGCTAGGCTTCCCAAAACTCCAGTGAGACCACTACACCAAACTCAAGGCATCTGTACACTTTAGCTATGagtaagcattttcaaaatcacaaaTCCCCTGAGAACAAATCCAAGTTAagtccccctcccccccaatAATTAATTTGCAGTTAAGTATCCGGTAGATGGGAGTATCCACTAGACAGACCTGCAAATTCTTGTCTCTAATTTTGAAGAGGTGTGATTGTCGAGCTTTAAACAggaaatggcatttttattatatttagcAGCAATATCATGAGGCATTATTTCTTCTCTAGAAGCATCAGTTCCTGTGGTATCCTCCTAGCAGCTCGCAGGACATCCAGGATGTTGACCTTATCCCCAAACTCAATCTCCCTGTGCTCCAGCAGGATTCCCTGAAAGAGAACAAATGGTGAGGGTAAAGAGAAGTGGTTTTGACTTTTGTGCAGGAAAGGTCTAAGAGGAAAACCTGATGttaaagaggtaaaaaaaagaataaactaTAATCTATAAAGTACGGTTGGGCTGATATCAGCATTAACTCACAACAGCTATTTTTACTGCCGATTTTTTGGGAGACTAAAATTAGAAAAAGGAAAGTCCACCCATGTAGGTGAGGTGCCAGCCAACAAACACTAATAGTATAACAAGAGTGGGTGCACTAGGTATGGTGCTGTTTAATAATAAAGGGTTATCACTGATGGCCTCAATGTGACCGGGAACTAATCAGAAATGTGAGTGACATTAATAAGTTTTTCcttctaaaaaataaatacaaaagaaaGCCAAAGTCTGGCAGCTTTATTTCTCCTCTGTATTTAGAAAATACATCTCTGGTAAAACATGTCATTATGTAGTTTATTATataatgatgacgatgatgaagtTTTACCTGCTCTCCTGGTCCAATAACAAACACCCCGCCGAGGACAAAGCCCTCACCGAAAACATTTCCCATGAAGCCATTCTTGAAGGCCCTCAGGCCATTCGCCCACACCCCGAGACGGAGGAACGCAATGAGACCCATCTTCCGCTCACGTGGCCCATAAAAACGTCTctgcaagcacacaaacagaagaGGGTTTCAGCGTGTGGAAGCCCTTTAAAAATCGATTCCCAATAGGTCCTGAATGACTTTGGTGTTTTCACAAACTACTGATGCTGTTAACTGTCTCAGTCCCCAATTACCATGACCGGTGGGATGATCATATTAAAAAAGTAGAACAAACAATATACCAGTTCATTAAAAGGAAATGTACCGCACCTTTTCATCCACAAAGATCTCCCCCTTGAAGTAGGGTCTGAAGTTCTGGACCTCTGTGCCGATGTCCTCCTTCACCACAGCAAATAGAGGGACCCCGAGCTCGTCCAGCTGGGGCTTCAGAGAGGACAGCTCTGCGGCCTCCTGCAGCCAGTCACCATCATgaaaattaaacacaacaaaataaagatgCAATGATGTGGGTTGATTTTTCTGAGAATACTACCTCCACCAAACACCATTTGAGTAGGATAACGTCACTAATGTCACTGAACACCAGACACACTGTAAGTCCAAATAAAAGCTGTCATTGTTCATGAAGGTAttattcactgttttttttttttttttttgcagggagaAACTAAGTGGCCTATAGACAGCCAACAGCCAATGACTCTGGTACATACAGAGGTTAAACATGACTATGATGACACATTAACCCACCTCTCTGCACAAAAATCATCCAGGTCGCCTTACAGCCATGACGACTGCTCCAGACTTTTCCCACAGAGATCTGGCCTTCAAAGTCCTTCTTTCTGTGTGAAGAAATTAGGTGAGAGGGCAATTTGGCAACAGACTGAATGCAGAAGTTATCAGTccttggagagagagaaaaagtttgTGCAAGGAAAAAAGTCTGGTATTAACAGCAAATGAtattaacagaaaaaagagtGTATGTGGCTATATAATAAGCTTGTAGCTATAAGCAGAACACTCTAGGGAACAAAATATCAGTGTTTAGTGCAAACTTTGCAATGACTGCAGGGTGAGGACTGGAAAGATA
This genomic interval from Myripristis murdjan chromosome 19, fMyrMur1.1, whole genome shotgun sequence contains the following:
- the LOC115378372 gene encoding peroxiredoxin-like 2A; translated protein: MAAVAGAVSAVGTFLTGILNFFTDKFLTPPLKATLKHLEDTDLKTLRGERRTLKARSLWEKSGAVVMAVRRPGUFLCREEAAELSSLKPQLDELGVPLFAVVKEDIGTEVQNFRPYFKGEIFVDEKRRFYGPRERKMGLIAFLRLGVWANGLRAFKNGFMGNVFGEGFVLGGVFVIGPGEQGILLEHREIEFGDKVNILDVLRAARRIPQELMLLEKK